One genomic region from Nostoc sphaeroides encodes:
- a CDS encoding 4-hydroxy-3-methylbut-2-enyl diphosphate reductase, with protein sequence MDTKAFKRSLQHSENYNRKGFGHQAEVATQLQSEYQSNLIQEIRDRNYTLQRGDVTIRLAQAFGFCWGVERAVAMAYETRQHFPTEHIWITNEIIHNPSVNQRMQEMEVEFIPIEGKNKDFSVVGTGDVVILPAFGASVQEMQILHDKGCKIVDTTCPWVSKVWNTVEKHKKIDYTSIIHGKYKHEETVATSSFAGKYLIVLNLQEAQYVADYIINGGNREEFLTKFAKACSAGFDPDQDLARVGIANQTTMLKDETEQIGKIFERTMLHKYGPTELNQHFQSFNTICDATQERQDAMLELVEHNLDLMVVIGGFNSSNTTQLQQIAFERGIPSYHIDTVERIKSGDSIEHRQLNGQLITTENWLPNGEIVVGITSGASTPDKVVEDVIEKIFAVKATAALV encoded by the coding sequence ATGGATACAAAAGCTTTTAAGCGCAGCCTGCAACATTCCGAAAATTACAATCGCAAGGGGTTTGGTCATCAAGCAGAAGTTGCTACCCAGCTGCAATCTGAGTATCAGAGTAACTTGATTCAAGAAATCCGCGATCGCAATTACACTCTACAACGAGGTGATGTGACAATCCGACTAGCACAAGCTTTTGGCTTTTGCTGGGGTGTAGAACGCGCTGTGGCCATGGCCTACGAAACCCGCCAGCACTTCCCTACAGAACACATCTGGATTACTAACGAGATTATCCACAACCCTTCTGTAAATCAGCGTATGCAGGAGATGGAAGTCGAATTTATTCCCATCGAAGGAAAGAATAAAGACTTTTCTGTTGTTGGTACTGGTGATGTAGTGATATTACCCGCCTTTGGGGCTAGCGTTCAAGAAATGCAGATACTTCACGATAAAGGCTGCAAAATTGTTGATACAACTTGTCCTTGGGTATCTAAAGTTTGGAATACAGTAGAAAAGCACAAAAAAATTGATTATACATCAATAATTCACGGTAAATATAAGCACGAAGAAACAGTTGCGACTAGTTCCTTTGCTGGCAAGTATTTAATTGTGTTGAATTTACAAGAAGCGCAATATGTTGCTGACTATATTATTAATGGTGGCAACCGTGAAGAATTTCTAACAAAATTTGCTAAAGCTTGTTCAGCAGGATTTGACCCCGATCAAGATTTAGCAAGAGTTGGTATTGCTAACCAAACTACGATGCTAAAAGACGAAACTGAGCAAATCGGCAAGATTTTTGAGCGGACTATGTTACATAAGTATGGCCCCACCGAGTTAAATCAGCATTTCCAAAGCTTCAATACTATTTGTGATGCCACTCAAGAACGTCAAGATGCAATGTTGGAGTTAGTAGAACATAATTTAGATTTAATGGTAGTAATTGGTGGGTTTAATTCATCGAATACTACTCAATTGCAACAAATTGCTTTTGAGCGGGGAATTCCTTCTTATCATATTGATACTGTTGAACGGATTAAATCAGGAGATTCTATTGAACATCGGCAATTAAATGGGCAGTTAATAACTACAGAAAACTGGTTGCCAAATGGAGAAATTGTTGTGGGAATTACTTCTGGTGCTTCCACACCAGATAAGGTAGTAGAAGATGTGATTGAGAAAATTTTTGCAGTCAAGGCAACAGCAGCGCTGGTTTAA
- a CDS encoding SGNH/GDSL hydrolase family protein encodes MSTSVKTFPIWAFFSLLTNGILMLAVILLIWQQQRLSAFFGIVTSPEPISRNFSPEIATPDLGRHHQLSYQQWVDILMQEAKVAADQRPPHLTILVGDSLSLWFPPELLPEGKNWLNQGISGETSNGLLKRLEIFDRTQPEVIFVMIGINDLIRGVSDRVILDNQRQIINYLRKNHPTAQIVVQSILPHGAEEATWKGRDKLLTVANSRIRELNQQLQSLSTKKGVKYLDLYPLFTNKQGNLRREFTTDGLHLSPEGYIVWRSALQIYSEIELKPQR; translated from the coding sequence GTGTCTACATCTGTAAAAACCTTTCCTATCTGGGCATTTTTCTCGCTGTTAACCAACGGCATCCTAATGTTGGCGGTCATCCTGCTGATTTGGCAACAGCAGAGATTGTCCGCTTTTTTTGGGATAGTAACATCCCCAGAGCCAATCAGCCGTAACTTCTCACCCGAAATTGCTACACCTGATTTAGGTCGTCATCACCAACTCTCTTACCAGCAGTGGGTAGACATCCTCATGCAAGAAGCCAAGGTAGCCGCAGACCAACGTCCGCCGCATTTAACGATCCTGGTGGGAGATTCTTTGAGTTTGTGGTTTCCGCCTGAGTTATTACCCGAAGGGAAAAATTGGCTCAATCAAGGAATTTCTGGCGAAACCAGTAATGGACTTTTGAAAAGATTGGAGATATTTGACCGCACCCAGCCAGAGGTGATTTTTGTGATGATTGGCATTAATGACCTAATTCGGGGGGTGAGCGACAGGGTAATTTTAGATAATCAGCGTCAAATTATCAATTACCTACGAAAGAATCATCCCACAGCGCAAATTGTTGTCCAATCGATTTTGCCACATGGCGCAGAAGAAGCAACCTGGAAAGGACGAGATAAACTTCTGACTGTTGCAAATAGTCGCATTCGCGAGTTGAATCAGCAACTGCAAAGCCTATCTACCAAAAAAGGTGTGAAATATCTCGATTTATATCCCCTGTTCACCAACAAGCAAGGAAATCTCCGCCGCGAATTCACTACTGATGGCTTGCATTTAAGTCCTGAAGGCTATATAGTTTGGCGTTCTGCATTGCAGATATATAGTGAAATCGAATTAAAACCCCAGCGTTAA
- a CDS encoding ammonium transporter, which translates to MIGAITLLFLGGPLMGNAFAQTPPAADTGDTAFMLISAALVLLMTPGLAFFYGGFVRSRNILNTLMMSFVLMAIVGVTWILWGYSLSFAPGLPFIGGLQWFGLNGVGLETQGYLPHLPYEDALKAADPKYADVVSYAGTIPHQAFMIYQAMFAIITPALISGAIAERMSFRAYSLFVLLWSTFVYAPLDHMVWAKGGFLGLYGGLGALDFAGGTVVHISSGVSALVAAIVLGPRKTYPDRLSPPHNVPFILLGAGLLWFGWFGFNAGSALSVASGTSGNLTTNLATTAFVATNTAAAAGALMWLILEGVLRGKPTAVGAATGAVAGLVGITPAAGFVTPLSAILIGFITAFVCFYAVSFKHKLEIDDALDTYPVHGVGGTVGAILTAIFATTQVNGGGKDGVLRGNFGELGVELVAIAIAYAIAGVGTWVILKVIDATVGLRVKEEAELQGLDINEHGEEGYNSEFGDRPT; encoded by the coding sequence ATGATTGGGGCTATAACCCTACTGTTTTTAGGAGGGCCACTGATGGGCAATGCTTTCGCCCAAACACCACCTGCTGCTGATACTGGAGATACGGCATTTATGCTGATTTCAGCAGCACTGGTGTTGTTAATGACACCAGGATTGGCGTTTTTTTATGGTGGATTTGTGCGATCGCGCAATATCCTAAACACATTGATGATGAGCTTTGTGTTGATGGCGATCGTGGGAGTTACCTGGATTCTCTGGGGTTATAGTCTTTCTTTTGCGCCAGGGTTGCCGTTCATCGGTGGATTGCAGTGGTTCGGGTTGAACGGTGTTGGTTTAGAAACTCAAGGCTACTTGCCGCATCTGCCTTATGAAGACGCTCTCAAAGCAGCAGACCCCAAATATGCTGATGTCGTCTCATACGCCGGAACGATACCCCATCAGGCATTCATGATCTACCAAGCCATGTTTGCCATTATCACCCCAGCCTTAATTTCTGGGGCGATCGCAGAGCGGATGAGTTTCCGCGCCTATTCGCTGTTTGTGCTGCTGTGGTCAACCTTTGTTTACGCCCCCTTGGATCACATGGTCTGGGCGAAAGGTGGATTTTTAGGTTTGTATGGTGGATTGGGTGCCTTGGATTTTGCCGGTGGTACAGTAGTTCATATTAGTTCTGGCGTTTCAGCCCTAGTAGCTGCGATCGTTCTTGGGCCTCGGAAAACCTATCCAGATCGTCTTAGCCCGCCGCACAATGTCCCCTTCATTTTGCTGGGTGCTGGCTTGCTATGGTTTGGCTGGTTCGGCTTCAATGCTGGGAGTGCCCTATCTGTTGCTAGTGGAACTTCTGGGAACTTAACAACAAATTTAGCAACAACAGCCTTTGTTGCCACTAATACAGCTGCGGCGGCTGGTGCATTAATGTGGCTAATTTTGGAAGGGGTTTTACGGGGTAAACCAACCGCAGTAGGAGCAGCTACAGGAGCCGTTGCTGGCTTGGTGGGTATCACTCCCGCCGCCGGATTTGTCACACCGCTATCAGCGATTTTAATTGGTTTCATTACCGCCTTTGTTTGCTTCTATGCTGTGAGTTTCAAGCACAAGCTAGAAATTGACGATGCTTTAGATACCTATCCCGTGCATGGTGTTGGTGGGACAGTGGGGGCAATTTTAACAGCCATCTTTGCCACAACTCAAGTCAACGGCGGAGGTAAAGACGGAGTGTTACGTGGTAATTTTGGTGAATTGGGAGTTGAACTAGTAGCAATTGCCATTGCTTATGCGATCGCAGGTGTTGGTACGTGGGTTATTCTCAAGGTTATCGATGCTACAGTCGGGCTGCGAGTCAAAGAGGAAGCTGAATTGCAAGGTTTGGATATCAACGAACACGGCGAAGAAGGTTACAACTCCGAGTTTGGCGATCGTCCCACTTAG